The DNA sequence GGAGGAGGCGGCGAAGGCGCGCGCCCGCGCGATCGCGTCCGGGCGGTACTCGGCCGCCTGAGCGTGCTGGGGTAGTCTGGTCGGCTCGCCACCCGCGGGCCGGCGCACGACGCCGACGGATGCCGCGCGCGAGCGCCCGGCGACGATCAGAAGCGGTGCGCAGGTCAGGCCATGGGCTACATCGACATCAACACGGTCTCGTACGGCCTTCCGGACGGACGACCTCTGCTGGACGAGGTCTCGTTCCGCGTCGGCGAGGGGTCGACCACCGCACTCATCGGAGCGAACGGGGCGGGAAAGACCACCTTGCTGCGCATCATCCGCGGCGATGAGCCCGCGCACGGGGGAGCGGTCTCGATCGGCGGCGCCCTGGGGGTCATGGACCAGTTCGTCGGGCACGGCGCCCAGGGGGCGACCGTCCACGACCTGCTGATCGAGGTGGCGCCCCGCCGCATCCGGATGGCGGCGATCGAGCTCGAAGCCGCCGAGGCCGCGATCATCGAGGACGACGACCTCGACGCGCAGCTGCGGTACGCGACGGCGCTCGCCGATTACGCGGATGCCGGCGGCTACGAGCACGAGACCGTCTGGGATCAGTGCACGGTGGCCGCACTCGGCGTCCCCTTCGAACGCGCGCGGTTCCGCGAGCTCACTTCGCTGTCGGGTGGGGAGCAGAAGCGACTCGTGCTCGAGGCGCTGCTGCGGGGACCCGACGACGTGCTGCTGCTCGACGAGCCCGACAACTACCTGGATGTCCCGGGCAAGCGATGGCTGGAAGAGCAACTGCGCAGCACGACCAAGACGGTGCTGCTCGTCTCGCACGATCGCGAGCTGCTCGCGCGCGGCGCGGACCGCATCGTGACTCTCGAGACCGGCGCGGCCGGGAGCACCGCCTGGGTGCACGGCGGCAGCTTCGCGACCTACCATCGGGCACGCATCGACCGGATGAATCGGCTCGACGAGCTGCGGCGCCGCTGGGACGAGCAGCACACCAAGCTCACGGCGCTCGTGGCGGCCTTGAAGGTCAAGGCGACCTCGAGCGACGAGTTCGCCTCGCGCTACCGGGCCGCCCAGACCCGGCTCGCGAAGTTCGAGCAGGCCGGCCCGCCCGAGGAACGGCCGCCCGAGCAGGATATCCAGCTGCGACTGCGCGGAGCGCGCACCGGCAAGCGCGCGGTGATCGCGGAGCGACTCGAGCTCACCGGTCTCATGAAGCCCTTCGACCTCGAAGTCTGGTTCGGTGACCGCGTCGCCGTGCTCGGATCCAACGGCTCGGGCAAGTCGCACTTCCTCCGTCTCCTGGCCCGCGGCGGCACCGGCCCCGACACCCGCCTCGGACACGTCACCTCCGCCGGCGCGAACCTGGAGAAGGTCGCGCACACGGGCCGTGCCACCCTGGGCGCGCGCGTCGTCCCCGGCTGGTTCGCCCAGACCCACCGGCATCCCGAGTTCCTCGGCCGCACGCTTCTCGAGCTGCTCCATCGTGGCGACGAGAACCGACCTGGACTGCCGAGGGATGCCGCGAGCTCGGCCCTGGATCGCTACGGCCTCGTCGGTCAGGCGCAGCAGAGCTTCGAGACGCTCTCGGGTGGGCAGCAGGCGCGGTTCCAGATCCTGCTGCTCGAGCTGTCGGGCACCACGCTGCTGCTGCTGGACGAGCCGACCGACAACCTCGACCTCGCCTCGGCTGAGGCACTCGAGCGGTCGCTGGCCCTCTTCGAGGGGACGGTGCTCGCCGTCACGCACGACCGCTGGTTCGCGCGATCGTTCGACCGGTTCCTCGTGTTCGGCGCCGACGGTGCGGTGTACGAGTCCGACGAGCCGGTCTGGGACGAGGAGCGCGTGACCCGCGCGCGGTGAAGGCGGTCAGTGCAGGCGGAAGTCGCCGCCTCTGCGCGGAACGGCCGGGCGTCGACGGGTCAGGCCCTGACGAGCTCGGGTGAAGCGGATGCCGGCCCCTCGGCATCCGTCTCGTCACCGGCGGCGTCGGTCGACGAGCGACCCGCCGGCAGCCACAGTGCGACGACCATCCCGACGAGCAGCACCACTGCTCCGACGAGGACTGCCGGCCGCGCCGCATCCACATAGAGGTCGGGGCGCAGCTCGCCGCCGGCGCCGACGAAGATCGCGGTCATCACCGCGGTGCCGAGGGCGAGGCCGATCTCTCGGATGGTCGAGTTGACTCCCGATGCCTTCGCGTGATCGATCATGCCGAGGGTCGCCAGCAGCGCGGTCGCCGAGGGTGCGAACACCAGGCCCATCCCGACGCCGGCCAGGATGAACGGCGCGACGAGCTGGGCGTAGGCCAGATCGGTCGACATCGTGACGGCGATCCAGAACAGGGCCACCGCTTGCAGCCCGAGCCCGGCGACCATGAGCACCCGGGTGCCCACGCGCGGAGCGATGAAGCCCGCGAGCGGTGCGACGAACATCGGGGCGAGCGTCCACGGTGTCGTCTGCACGGCCGCTTCGAGCGGCGTGGAGCCCTGCACGACCTGCATGTACTGGATCAGGATGAACACGGCCCCGAACGTCCCGAAGCTGAACGCGAAGCCCACGATGTTCGTCACCGAGAACGAGCGGTCCCCGAACAGGCGGAGCGGAATGAGGGGCGCCTTCGCTCGGGCCTGCCAGAGCACGAACACGATCAGCAGCACGACAGCGCCGACGATCTCGGCGATCACGCCCGCCGAGCCCCAGCCGTCGTCGTTGCCGCGCACGATGGCGTGCACCAGAGCGAGCACGGCCGTCCCGGCGAGAACCGCACCCGCGATGTCGATGCGCGCACGCCGGCCGAAGTCGTTGTTCAGGACGACGAAGGCGAGCGGCATCGCGATCAGGGCGACCGGCACGTTGATCCAGAAGATCGCCTGCCAGCTCCAGCCCTCCATCACCGCACCGCCGACGAGGGGTCCGACCGCGACGCCGAGACCCGAGATCCCGCCCCAGATGCCGATCGCGAGCGGTCGCCGCTCGGGAGCAACCCCGCCCGAGATGAGGGCGAGCGACAGGGGGAGCACGCCGGCGGCGCCGAAGCCCTGCAGCGCGCGTGCGCCGATCAGCTGCGCGGGGTCGGTGCTGAGAGCTGCGAGCGCCGAGCCGACCCCGAAGATCGCGATGCCGATCAGGAACACCGTCCGGCGGCCGAACCGGTCGCCCAGCGCCGCCGCGACGAGGATCATGCTCGCGAACGACAGCGTGTACGCGTTCACGAACCATTGGAGCTCCTCGACGGACGCACCGAGCCGATCGTGGAGGACGGGCAGGGCATTGGTCATGACGAGGTTGTCGAGGGTCGCCATGAACATCGGCAGGGATGCCGCGAGCACGACGAGTCCGAAGGCCCGGCGTCGGGTCGTGCGGGGAGTGAGGAGAGCCATGACGGACCCTTTCGATGATTGTTGTAATCGAATGATTACCAAGATGGGGCAACTGTAGTAATCGACTGATAACATGTCAAGCGTGGG is a window from the Microbacterium lacus genome containing:
- a CDS encoding DHA2 family efflux MFS transporter permease subunit; the encoded protein is MALLTPRTTRRRAFGLVVLAASLPMFMATLDNLVMTNALPVLHDRLGASVEELQWFVNAYTLSFASMILVAAALGDRFGRRTVFLIGIAIFGVGSALAALSTDPAQLIGARALQGFGAAGVLPLSLALISGGVAPERRPLAIGIWGGISGLGVAVGPLVGGAVMEGWSWQAIFWINVPVALIAMPLAFVVLNNDFGRRARIDIAGAVLAGTAVLALVHAIVRGNDDGWGSAGVIAEIVGAVVLLIVFVLWQARAKAPLIPLRLFGDRSFSVTNIVGFAFSFGTFGAVFILIQYMQVVQGSTPLEAAVQTTPWTLAPMFVAPLAGFIAPRVGTRVLMVAGLGLQAVALFWIAVTMSTDLAYAQLVAPFILAGVGMGLVFAPSATALLATLGMIDHAKASGVNSTIREIGLALGTAVMTAIFVGAGGELRPDLYVDAARPAVLVGAVVLLVGMVVALWLPAGRSSTDAAGDETDAEGPASASPELVRA
- a CDS encoding ABC-F family ATP-binding cassette domain-containing protein, which produces MGYIDINTVSYGLPDGRPLLDEVSFRVGEGSTTALIGANGAGKTTLLRIIRGDEPAHGGAVSIGGALGVMDQFVGHGAQGATVHDLLIEVAPRRIRMAAIELEAAEAAIIEDDDLDAQLRYATALADYADAGGYEHETVWDQCTVAALGVPFERARFRELTSLSGGEQKRLVLEALLRGPDDVLLLDEPDNYLDVPGKRWLEEQLRSTTKTVLLVSHDRELLARGADRIVTLETGAAGSTAWVHGGSFATYHRARIDRMNRLDELRRRWDEQHTKLTALVAALKVKATSSDEFASRYRAAQTRLAKFEQAGPPEERPPEQDIQLRLRGARTGKRAVIAERLELTGLMKPFDLEVWFGDRVAVLGSNGSGKSHFLRLLARGGTGPDTRLGHVTSAGANLEKVAHTGRATLGARVVPGWFAQTHRHPEFLGRTLLELLHRGDENRPGLPRDAASSALDRYGLVGQAQQSFETLSGGQQARFQILLLELSGTTLLLLDEPTDNLDLASAEALERSLALFEGTVLAVTHDRWFARSFDRFLVFGADGAVYESDEPVWDEERVTRAR